The Flaviramulus sp. BrNp1-15 genome has a window encoding:
- a CDS encoding cytochrome c oxidase subunit II, translated as MTALLTIIVLVFILIAIWQMVKIFDLAQAKSENTGVATDKDNTINGYLMMGFLAFIYIITIVSFVKWGDLPLMSNSASEHGPTIDNLMIISMVIIFIVQTITQFLLHYFAFKYKGEKGKKALFFADNNKLEAIWTIIPVIVLAGLIIYGLSTWINIMGVDESDDPLVVELYAQQFNWKARYGGADNTLGKANVRLIDIDRANILGLDEADPNAQDDVITTELHLPVGRPVLFKMRSQDVLHSAYMPHFRAQMNCVPGMITQFGFTPTVTTADMRQTPQMIEKVQNINKIRVENSKALVAKGEDALERYEFDYLLLCNKICGKSHYNMQMKIVVETQDEYDAWMKEQKEFKNSLIN; from the coding sequence ATGACTGCTTTATTAACAATTATAGTTTTAGTATTTATTTTAATTGCCATTTGGCAAATGGTAAAGATTTTCGATTTAGCTCAGGCTAAAAGTGAAAATACAGGAGTTGCTACAGATAAAGACAATACAATTAATGGGTATTTAATGATGGGCTTTTTAGCTTTCATTTATATTATTACTATTGTAAGTTTTGTAAAATGGGGCGATTTACCATTAATGTCTAATTCTGCTTCAGAGCACGGACCTACTATTGATAACTTGATGATTATCTCAATGGTAATTATCTTCATAGTACAAACTATTACACAGTTTTTATTACACTATTTTGCTTTTAAGTATAAAGGTGAAAAAGGTAAAAAAGCTTTGTTCTTTGCAGATAATAACAAATTAGAGGCAATCTGGACAATTATTCCTGTAATAGTATTAGCGGGTTTAATTATTTACGGATTAAGCACCTGGATTAACATTATGGGTGTTGATGAAAGTGATGATCCATTAGTAGTAGAATTATACGCGCAACAATTTAACTGGAAAGCCAGATATGGTGGAGCAGATAATACTCTAGGAAAAGCAAATGTTAGATTAATAGATATTGATCGAGCAAATATCCTAGGTCTTGATGAAGCAGACCCAAATGCACAGGATGATGTAATTACTACAGAATTACATTTACCGGTTGGTAGACCAGTGTTATTTAAAATGCGTTCACAAGATGTTTTGCATTCCGCATATATGCCTCACTTTAGAGCGCAAATGAACTGTGTACCAGGTATGATTACTCAGTTCGGTTTCACGCCAACAGTAACTACTGCTGATATGCGTCAAACTCCGCAAATGATTGAAAAAGTTCAAAATATTAATAAAATTAGAGTTGAAAATAGTAAGGCTTTAGTTGCTAAAGGCGAAGATGCTTTAGAACGTTACGAGTTTGACTATTTATTACTTTGTAATAAAATATGTGGAAAGTCTCATTACAATATGCAAATGAAAATTGTAGTTGAAACTCAAGATGAATACGATGCTTGGATGAAAGAGCAAAAAGAATTCAAAAACTCTCTAATTAACTAA